CATAATTACTGACCCTGCTCAAATGCAAGCTTTCATCGAACAAGAAGAAAAAATGGTCAAAGACATGGTTGACAAAGTTGTTGCAGCAGGTGCAAACGTATTATTCGCACAAAAAGGTATTGATGACTTAGCACAACACTACTTATCCAAAGCTGGAGTATTAGCAGTAAGAAGAGTTAAAAAATCTGATATTGAAAAATTATCCAGAGCAACCGGTGCTAGCGTTATTACCAACTTAGACGACTTAACCGAAGAAGACTTAGGTATTGCAGGAACCGTAGAAGAAAGAAAAATCTCCGGTGACGACATGATCTTTGTCGAAGAATGCAGCGGTGCAAAATCCGTAACCTTATTCGTAAGAGGAAGTACCAAACACATCGTTGATGAAATTGTAAGAGCAATCGAAGATGCAATCGGTGTAGTAGCAGCTACCGTAGAAGACGACAAAGTTGTAGCTGGTGGAGGAGCTCCTGAAATCGCAATGGCTAAAAAACTCAAAGACTACGCAGAATCCATTTCCGGAAGAGAACAATTAGCAGTAAACGCATTTGCAGAAGCTTTAGAAATCGTACCAAAAACCTTAGCTGAAAATGCTGGTTTAGACAGCATCGACTCCTTAGTAGACTTAAGAGCAGCACAAGAAGACTCATTCTACATGGGATTAGATGTATTCACTGGTGAAGTAGCAGACATGAAAGAAGCTGGCGTAATCGAACCTAAACGTGTTAAAAAACAAGCTATCCAATCTGCATCTGAAGCAGCTGAAATGATTTTAAGAATCGATGATGTAATTGCATCAACCAAAGGCCCTGAAGATATGGGTATGGATCCTTCCGCAATGGGTGGAATGCCTCCAATGATGTAAATTTTTTACATCTTCTTTTTTTCTTTTTTTATGTATTCAAATAGACTTATTTTTAAAACATCTAATGATGATGAAATTTTTTACTTAAAAGATACTATCTTAATTAATTTTGGAGTTCTCAGAAATGGTATTTCCACTTCAAAGTTGAATTCCGGAACAAATGATTTGTATAACTCTGTTTTTAATCAACATTTATCACAGGAAAAAATTGATTATCTTGAAAATCATGATATCTGTCAATATCTGATTAATGAATGCAATTCATTAAATATTGACTATAAATATTCTACTGGTTTAATCACACTTGCAGAAATGAAAAATGTCAGTATTGTCTTTAAAAAATTCAAAAACATGGAAGTGACTGCTGTTGTTACTGCAGGAGTTAGAACTAATTCTTCACGTGCAGGAGATGAAGCATCCTACTGGGAAGATAATGGTGAGTTCCACTTTGGCACTATAAATATTATTCTATTAACAAATGTATGTTTGGAAAAATCAACATTAACTGAAGCTTTCATGACAGTAACCGAAGCAAAAACCGTTGCATTAAATAATTTAAGAATTCCGTCCCAATATTCAAATGGGTTTGCAACAGGAACCGGCACAGATGGTGTGGCAATTTTTTCTAACAGGGATTCTCAAAATATTTTAACAAATGCTGGAAAACATTCCAAACTTGGTGAATTAATGGCTAAAGCTGTTATTGAAGCTGTTTCAAAAGCAATTAGAAAACAAGTTTGGATTACCAATAAATCCCAATCAAATGCATTGGTAAGATTAAATAGGTATAAATTAGATATTAATGATTTTTATGAAACTCTGGATGAGGATAAACTAGAATTTATAAGGCAATTGCAGATAGATTCTAAAAAACAGGATAATGTAGCAATAACTTCATCAATTTTAAATCTTATCGATGAGATTGAAAACAATTTAATAAAAAACAGGATGCTTATGATTTGGCGATTAAAATAAAAGAAAATTGTAATAGTTACCCAATAAAAAAATTATTGGAGTATTGGATAAACTATTTCATTAATCAGATTTAAATTCAACAAT
Above is a genomic segment from Methanobrevibacter sp. containing:
- a CDS encoding adenosylcobinamide amidohydrolase; this encodes MYSNRLIFKTSNDDEIFYLKDTILINFGVLRNGISTSKLNSGTNDLYNSVFNQHLSQEKIDYLENHDICQYLINECNSLNIDYKYSTGLITLAEMKNVSIVFKKFKNMEVTAVVTAGVRTNSSRAGDEASYWEDNGEFHFGTINIILLTNVCLEKSTLTEAFMTVTEAKTVALNNLRIPSQYSNGFATGTGTDGVAIFSNRDSQNILTNAGKHSKLGELMAKAVIEAVSKAIRKQVWITNKSQSNALVRLNRYKLDINDFYETLDEDKLEFIRQLQIDSKKQDNVAITSSILNLIDEIENNLIKNRMLMIWRLK
- the thsB gene encoding thermosome subunit beta; the encoded protein is IITDPAQMQAFIEQEEKMVKDMVDKVVAAGANVLFAQKGIDDLAQHYLSKAGVLAVRRVKKSDIEKLSRATGASVITNLDDLTEEDLGIAGTVEERKISGDDMIFVEECSGAKSVTLFVRGSTKHIVDEIVRAIEDAIGVVAATVEDDKVVAGGGAPEIAMAKKLKDYAESISGREQLAVNAFAEALEIVPKTLAENAGLDSIDSLVDLRAAQEDSFYMGLDVFTGEVADMKEAGVIEPKRVKKQAIQSASEAAEMILRIDDVIASTKGPEDMGMDPSAMGGMPPMM